One window of Solwaraspora sp. WMMA2056 genomic DNA carries:
- a CDS encoding non-ribosomal peptide synthetase — protein MLITDGPNGEKHLLDVLIAAADTAPDQTVTHVRGDGTERVVTHRQLRDEALKVAGGLHDAGIAAGTPVILLADAGDDFQPMFWGALAAGLVPVPLPAEPTRVAGVRDLLGGVPVIVDDACAPVAQAADAPALHLATLRADGRTPRRLPAPDPDSPAFLQFSSGSTGTPRGVELRHRNVLANLRQIGQAAALTADDVSVSWMPYFHDMGLIGTHLAPLAAGLRQVRIGPLTFAKRPLLWFSVAHRHRATLLSAANFALALAVRRVPAEALAGLDLSAVRLMMVGAEPISPVVWRAFVERTRPAGLDPAALQPVYGLAEATLAVTVPPLGEVAVPVRVDRAALAVGTVQPAGEGDPGAVEFMDVGLPVPGCEVRIVDDAGCVAGDGQVGRIEVRGPNVAAGYHGDPAATAEVFVDGWLRTGDLGFLRDGRLCVTGRNKDVVFVNGRTFHAADLEEVVAGTAGLPSGRVAVIGCTDHASGAERIVVFVQWAGTMAPSGDVAAVLAEVAARIVTATGHDQVRVLPVPPGAFPRTTSGKLRRPLLRQRYAAGDFAAVEQRWAPSPLPPSPAQDPDDLALIVGQSGQKLAITARSSGRWGAGKRGGRRDEVEQVVLAVWAKVLRRPVDEIGLHDRFTTLGGSSLQAMEVLAGLEDAFGRELDPAELRERATVAALVDHLLTPVKGANGRTERPAGSAAEGVVSGAAAEVPTRPGDEVAVVGLACRFPGADSPDEFWRQLLDGHDSVSEIPAQRWQHDTDTGTARWGAFLDDPAGFDAEFFGMSDTDADVTDPHARIFLELAHEALERAGYAGPRRHGRRVGVFAAVGESGYAELLRTQPEGATHPAALAGNLRNLIPARVAQALDLTGPALAVDTACSSALVALHLAVRSLRERECDLAVVGGVNLNLTPTGHRLLNAAGALSATGRCRVFAAAADGFVPGEGGAALVLARADDARAAGDELLALVRGTAVNNDGRSLSLLAPNPLRQREVIAQAYRDSGVDPTIVSYVEAHGTGTELGDPVEVRSLAYAFPPRPDGRPRLLGSVKSNLGHLLNAAGMPALVKVILALRHRQLPPSLHVDTPSPRLDLAGAGFEVVTGARDWVGDGPLTAGVNAFGFGGTNAHAILQQADPAPAPASASQQAAGAAVERAGANSAGPPYLLTCSAATEVALRQSLRDLAAHLEAHPELDPGDVCATVNTARDDRAHRVAVVADSTAGLAAALAAAASGPVTEVVRRPRTAVVALDGTADDATGPAAVCRRLADWGVVPDAVVGDDADQLRGLLDQGYDLLLGVDPHQLTRAVREASPESADRVEVLSVPPTDDDGPTGPTGLVRLVGALWQRGVAVDRVRLAGGRRRVAVPTYPFQRRRHWLPATMKDDLVHQVRWSPLPVPAGLSPASVHLTGPGTVAGGPLADGLRDRLAADGIELVTGTGDAELVVYLASVDPFDVDGGVAGLDAAVDATLHGVTGLVATLPERGFRLLVVTHDAVGTGAAGERPDPVQSLVTGLSAALADEHPDSVVSAVDLSRADDVPARVDALAAEVATTHAESGLVVWRAGQRLGPRLVPAAPLTDESAAGKPSGEEPTPSVDADGVQLIVGGTGGVGAALAADLAARGHRRIVLAGRAAAAPDGLVDRLRTLGARVDYRRCDITDAADVDTLIAGLPDLAGVFHAAGVVRPGPLRSRSVAQLQAVLAPKVRGGHLLVQALRRYGRRPATVVAFTSVSALLPGLAGGVGDYAAANAFLDTYAAVEQAAGRPLRTVGFSALADAGMAAHPALAARLAARGLPPLPFDDALPALRSALRRPAAHLVVARLTDANVPPADAVPQPQPQAVSSGDAGRQVHRPGEIRDLLRRLLADALDCDPARIDDDTPFLSLGLDSLTAIDLVKILEGELGRPLPTMLLFEHGTIAALVDRLADPAPLPSAVTPSADGDAESFALSGVQRAFHTLHRFYPQVAAYGFVRHAVTGPLDADLLGQALDQLTRRHPMLRMRWTDGDGDAAPRQLIGPPTPLTDWYAVHDAGQAGGDGDVEALTERLCNEPIDLTCRPPLRADLIRTGPTDAQLLLVLHHAAGDGASLSVLSEELWQVYGALAAGRVPQLPAVPTTFRDQLAAAAPAREEDLAFWRETLASWPAGLRLPWRDPAAPPAPPYAAHQVSVDPPTVAALTRAAAAAQVSLFHLLLAGYARCLARASGQRIVTVSVARAGRDARLPGVDRVVGPFADTLPVTVDVDPAEPAADLAHRILAAWLVAQRHGTVDAVDLARATPRPDYPTGGGGPVTASPASFSFARFPVTPDADCPVRVSPVAAGTASAGTRLGLLCWPDGERLRFAWNHPAALLDRSTVAGLAADFLAELADLAELADLAKLAESTSAESVEGTAPSVVERIGQVCRRHADAVAVADGAVRMTYRQLDAAADRVAAALRRTGVRAGDLVGMLTARGPAAVAAVVGVLRAGAGWVPLDVAHPAARLSDQLRRSGARVLLHDAASTVLVDALADAQAGLVTVDVDAAVADETSVDTVVRGAVAPDPDGTAYVIFTSGSTGRPKGVPVSHRSMGNYLRWAVDTFGYHSDDRLAQTSSWCFDASVRQLLAPLLVGATVVVLDQRLLRDPDEVLRRVEHDRITVWSSVPTLWSQLLAAARRRTASGGRPDLSALRWIHVGGEALPPGQVRGWFDLFGPGHRITNLYGPTEATINAAWFLIDRRPADGLRRVPIGRPAAGATLAVVDADGRPCPPGEAGELQISGPGLTSGYLDDPEQTQAAFTHRDGRRWYRSGDRVRVGPTGDLEFLGRLDDQVKLHGHRIEPAEIEAALGEHPAVSGAAVLHQATPYPRLVAFVELADSVTAFEAETAAALRRHLADRLPPQWVPARIRPVRALPLTATGKVDRQLLAGLLDDEPAPVDGGARTGTERQVAQVWQAVLGVPAVHRDDDFFALGGDSIVAIEVFARLRERFPAAPGPAVIYDHRTLAGLAAAIDTAAPGSEAATAPGSEAAPEAVPAVVDAYDPRPFPLSPAQRGFLLAEAAAPGSSSTWLARLRLAGRLDRRRFQRAVDTVVAWHPMLRTVFPAEARPPVQQELPATLRLPVRFERVASAVQVTEIVARERQRPVEPWAWPLLRLLVLTLTPDEHVLVVHAHHLIGDGYSAALLGQELLALYDDPATGEAAPPPRTTFRDYVDWLHRQVPDPVALRWWRERFASPYRPPTLRGHTVDGAAPARTDGFTLDGTVTAGLRRLAAAAGTTGYAPVLTAYHRGLVRLTGQGDLVVGLTVTGRDHPLPDLHRLFGPCAVLLPLRLTDTALSGDGGFGADLARVAAEVAAGRRHGPDSARAGIDGGPSVLLGAQFIFSSLDFTGLGPAAGAGLTVESDDTDSELEPPPVGTDVLLTVRPGGDGLRVAVRATAAAMDADRFAGFVAAIEADLVGAATTDTDRVTAAAGTDLVSAAVGTALDAAIVGYLPAPTQLAALAGMSAVELPREHIRELLFPTGAPRLLEELVTPFGRSGFVCLPVFADELGPGLAAVTADAVRLAARAGARCVSMAGMLPSVTGYGFDVVRQVDPAVRVTTGHAATATSVVLTTLAALAAAGRDLTAGPLAVVGLGSIGRSAVELLLRHGGPHPPRIVLADLPGSRQRLVDYPQRLRRLGFRGELVWADSTPAVAPAVYAAATIVAAVSASSAIVDVDRLRPGTVLVDDSFPYCVDPGAALDRMRRDGDVLVVGGGLLDCGTVRRLLPAGLPPVAVAGYAARGASPDAVASCQVESLLQAARPDLPLVHGLVETELAAAYWSAARAAGIAAAPLHLAGTAVADLVAGRLGRRRALGQGGRT, from the coding sequence GTGCTGATCACGGACGGGCCCAACGGCGAGAAACACCTGCTCGATGTGCTGATCGCAGCCGCCGACACCGCCCCCGATCAGACGGTCACGCACGTTCGCGGAGACGGGACCGAACGCGTCGTCACGCACCGGCAGCTGCGCGACGAGGCGCTGAAGGTCGCCGGTGGGCTGCACGATGCCGGGATTGCGGCCGGCACGCCGGTGATCCTGCTGGCCGATGCCGGCGACGACTTCCAGCCGATGTTCTGGGGCGCGCTGGCGGCCGGGCTGGTGCCCGTACCGCTGCCGGCGGAACCGACCCGGGTGGCCGGCGTGCGTGACCTGCTCGGCGGCGTACCGGTGATCGTCGACGATGCCTGCGCCCCGGTCGCGCAAGCGGCCGACGCACCGGCGCTGCACCTCGCCACGCTGCGGGCCGACGGGCGGACGCCACGTCGGCTGCCGGCACCCGACCCCGACAGTCCCGCCTTCCTGCAGTTCTCCTCCGGCAGCACCGGCACCCCACGCGGCGTCGAACTGCGGCACCGCAACGTGCTGGCCAACCTGCGGCAGATCGGCCAGGCCGCCGCGCTGACCGCCGACGACGTCTCGGTCAGCTGGATGCCGTACTTCCACGACATGGGGTTGATCGGCACCCACCTGGCGCCCCTGGCCGCCGGGCTGCGGCAGGTGCGGATCGGCCCGCTGACGTTCGCGAAACGGCCGCTGCTGTGGTTCAGCGTCGCGCACCGGCACCGCGCCACGCTGCTGTCGGCCGCCAACTTCGCCCTCGCCCTGGCCGTCCGGCGGGTGCCGGCCGAGGCCCTGGCCGGGCTGGACCTGAGCGCCGTACGGCTGATGATGGTCGGCGCGGAGCCGATCTCGCCGGTGGTGTGGCGGGCGTTCGTCGAACGGACCCGGCCCGCCGGGCTCGACCCGGCCGCACTGCAACCGGTGTACGGGTTGGCCGAGGCGACCCTTGCCGTCACCGTCCCGCCGCTGGGCGAGGTCGCCGTACCGGTGCGGGTGGACCGGGCGGCGCTCGCGGTCGGCACGGTGCAGCCGGCCGGCGAGGGTGACCCGGGCGCAGTGGAGTTCATGGACGTCGGGCTGCCGGTGCCCGGCTGCGAGGTACGGATCGTCGACGACGCCGGCTGCGTCGCCGGTGACGGTCAGGTCGGCCGGATCGAGGTACGCGGCCCGAACGTGGCCGCCGGCTACCACGGTGATCCGGCGGCCACCGCCGAGGTGTTCGTGGACGGTTGGCTGCGTACCGGTGATCTGGGATTCCTACGCGACGGCCGGCTCTGCGTGACCGGCCGGAACAAGGACGTGGTGTTCGTCAACGGCCGTACCTTCCACGCCGCCGACCTGGAGGAGGTCGTCGCCGGCACGGCCGGGCTGCCATCAGGGCGGGTCGCGGTGATCGGCTGCACCGACCATGCCAGTGGTGCCGAGCGGATCGTGGTGTTCGTGCAGTGGGCCGGCACCATGGCGCCCTCAGGCGACGTCGCTGCGGTGCTCGCTGAGGTGGCGGCCCGGATCGTGACGGCGACCGGGCACGACCAGGTACGGGTGCTGCCGGTGCCGCCCGGGGCGTTCCCGCGTACCACCAGCGGCAAGCTGCGCCGTCCCCTGCTGCGCCAGCGGTACGCCGCCGGTGACTTCGCCGCGGTCGAGCAGCGCTGGGCACCTTCTCCGCTGCCACCATCACCCGCTCAAGATCCCGACGATCTTGCACTTATCGTTGGACAATCCGGACAAAAGCTCGCGATAACTGCAAGATCGTCGGGGAGGTGGGGGGCGGGGAAGAGGGGTGGGAGGCGGGACGAGGTGGAGCAGGTGGTGTTGGCGGTGTGGGCGAAGGTGCTGCGCCGGCCCGTCGACGAGATCGGGTTGCACGACCGGTTCACCACGCTGGGCGGTTCGTCGCTGCAGGCGATGGAGGTGCTGGCTGGGCTGGAGGACGCGTTCGGCCGCGAACTCGACCCGGCCGAGCTGCGGGAACGGGCGACAGTGGCGGCACTGGTCGACCATCTGCTCACCCCGGTGAAGGGTGCGAACGGCAGGACAGAGCGCCCGGCGGGCAGCGCAGCGGAGGGGGTGGTAAGCGGCGCAGCCGCCGAGGTCCCTACCCGGCCGGGAGATGAGGTGGCGGTCGTCGGATTGGCCTGCCGGTTCCCCGGTGCGGACAGCCCCGACGAGTTCTGGCGGCAACTGCTCGACGGGCACGACAGCGTGAGCGAGATCCCGGCGCAGCGCTGGCAGCACGACACCGACACCGGCACTGCCCGCTGGGGGGCGTTCTTGGACGACCCGGCCGGCTTCGACGCCGAGTTCTTCGGCATGTCCGACACCGACGCCGACGTTACCGACCCGCACGCCCGGATCTTTTTGGAGCTGGCGCACGAGGCGTTGGAACGCGCCGGTTACGCCGGGCCGCGTCGGCACGGCCGCCGGGTCGGGGTGTTCGCGGCGGTCGGCGAGAGCGGCTACGCCGAACTGCTGCGCACCCAACCGGAGGGTGCCACCCACCCGGCCGCGCTGGCCGGCAACCTACGCAACCTGATCCCGGCCCGCGTCGCGCAGGCCCTCGACCTGACCGGGCCGGCACTCGCGGTCGACACCGCCTGCTCGTCGGCGCTGGTCGCGCTGCACCTGGCGGTCCGCAGCCTGCGCGAGCGCGAATGCGACCTGGCGGTGGTCGGCGGGGTCAACCTGAACCTGACGCCGACCGGGCACCGGCTGCTGAATGCCGCCGGGGCGCTGTCGGCCACCGGCCGGTGCCGGGTCTTCGCCGCCGCCGCCGACGGGTTCGTGCCTGGTGAAGGCGGGGCCGCGCTGGTCCTGGCCCGCGCCGACGACGCCCGCGCCGCCGGGGACGAGCTGCTTGCCCTGGTACGCGGGACCGCCGTCAACAACGACGGCCGCTCGCTGAGTCTGCTGGCACCGAACCCGTTGCGCCAACGGGAAGTGATCGCCCAGGCGTACCGGGACAGCGGCGTCGACCCGACCATTGTGTCCTACGTGGAGGCACACGGGACGGGTACGGAGCTCGGCGACCCGGTCGAGGTACGGTCGTTGGCGTACGCCTTCCCGCCGCGCCCGGACGGCCGGCCCCGGCTGCTCGGCTCGGTCAAGTCGAACCTCGGTCACCTGCTCAACGCCGCCGGGATGCCGGCTCTGGTCAAGGTGATCCTGGCGCTGCGGCACCGCCAACTGCCTCCGTCGCTGCACGTCGACACCCCGTCGCCCCGGCTGGACCTGGCCGGCGCCGGATTCGAGGTGGTGACCGGCGCACGGGACTGGGTCGGCGACGGTCCGTTGACCGCCGGGGTGAACGCGTTCGGGTTCGGCGGCACCAACGCGCACGCGATCCTGCAGCAGGCCGATCCGGCACCGGCACCGGCATCGGCATCGCAGCAGGCTGCCGGGGCGGCAGTTGAGCGGGCCGGGGCGAACAGCGCCGGGCCGCCGTACCTGCTGACCTGCTCGGCGGCGACCGAGGTCGCGTTGCGGCAGTCGCTGCGGGACCTCGCCGCCCACCTCGAGGCGCATCCGGAGCTGGATCCCGGCGACGTCTGCGCCACTGTGAACACCGCCCGCGACGACCGGGCGCACCGGGTCGCCGTCGTCGCCGACAGCACCGCCGGGCTGGCCGCCGCGCTGGCCGCCGCCGCGTCCGGCCCGGTCACCGAGGTGGTACGCCGGCCGCGTACCGCCGTGGTGGCGCTCGACGGCACGGCCGACGACGCGACCGGGCCGGCGGCGGTCTGCCGGCGGCTCGCCGACTGGGGGGTGGTGCCCGACGCCGTCGTCGGCGACGACGCCGACCAGCTGCGGGGCCTGCTCGACCAGGGATACGACCTGCTGCTCGGCGTCGACCCGCACCAGCTGACCCGGGCGGTACGCGAGGCGTCACCGGAGTCGGCCGACCGGGTCGAGGTGCTGTCGGTGCCGCCGACCGACGACGACGGCCCGACCGGCCCGACCGGGCTGGTTCGGCTGGTCGGGGCGTTGTGGCAGCGCGGGGTCGCCGTGGACCGGGTCCGATTGGCCGGCGGTCGGCGGCGGGTCGCCGTGCCGACGTACCCGTTCCAGCGGCGACGGCACTGGCTGCCGGCGACCATGAAGGACGATCTGGTCCATCAGGTGCGCTGGTCGCCACTGCCGGTGCCGGCCGGGCTATCCCCCGCCTCGGTGCACCTGACCGGGCCGGGCACGGTGGCCGGCGGCCCGCTGGCGGACGGGCTGCGCGACCGGCTGGCCGCCGACGGCATCGAGCTTGTCACCGGGACCGGTGACGCCGAGCTCGTCGTGTACCTGGCCAGCGTCGACCCGTTCGACGTCGACGGCGGTGTGGCCGGGCTGGACGCGGCCGTCGACGCCACGCTGCACGGCGTGACCGGGCTGGTCGCCACGCTGCCCGAACGCGGGTTCCGGCTGCTGGTGGTCACCCACGACGCGGTCGGCACCGGGGCGGCCGGGGAACGGCCGGACCCGGTGCAGAGCCTGGTCACCGGGCTGTCGGCGGCGCTCGCCGACGAGCATCCCGACAGCGTTGTGTCCGCAGTGGACTTATCGCGGGCCGACGACGTACCGGCCCGGGTGGACGCGCTGGCCGCCGAGGTGGCGACCACGCACGCGGAGTCCGGTCTGGTGGTGTGGCGGGCCGGGCAGCGGCTGGGCCCCCGACTCGTCCCCGCCGCGCCGCTCACCGACGAGTCCGCCGCCGGCAAGCCGAGTGGCGAGGAGCCGACACCATCTGTCGACGCCGACGGCGTACAGCTGATTGTCGGCGGCACCGGTGGCGTCGGCGCCGCGCTCGCCGCGGACCTGGCCGCGCGCGGACACCGCCGGATCGTGCTCGCCGGTCGCGCCGCCGCCGCACCGGACGGGCTGGTCGACCGGCTGCGGACCCTCGGCGCGCGGGTCGACTACCGCCGGTGCGACATCACCGACGCCGCCGACGTCGACACGCTGATCGCCGGGCTGCCCGACCTCGCCGGGGTGTTCCACGCCGCCGGGGTGGTCCGGCCAGGTCCGCTGCGGTCGAGGTCCGTGGCGCAGCTGCAGGCCGTGCTGGCGCCGAAGGTACGCGGCGGCCACCTGCTCGTCCAGGCGCTGCGCCGGTACGGTCGACGCCCGGCGACCGTGGTGGCGTTCACCTCGGTCAGCGCGCTGCTGCCCGGACTCGCCGGAGGAGTCGGCGACTACGCCGCCGCCAACGCCTTCCTGGACACGTACGCCGCTGTCGAACAGGCTGCCGGCCGGCCGCTGCGTACCGTCGGGTTCTCGGCCCTGGCCGACGCGGGGATGGCCGCGCATCCGGCACTCGCGGCGCGGCTGGCCGCCCGGGGTCTGCCGCCGTTGCCGTTCGACGACGCCCTGCCGGCGCTGCGGTCGGCGCTGCGCCGACCCGCCGCCCACCTGGTCGTCGCCCGGCTGACCGACGCGAACGTGCCTCCAGCTGACGCCGTGCCGCAGCCGCAGCCGCAGGCAGTGTCGAGTGGTGACGCGGGTCGGCAGGTCCACCGTCCGGGTGAGATCAGGGACCTGCTGCGGCGGCTGCTCGCCGACGCGCTGGACTGCGACCCGGCGCGGATAGACGACGACACGCCGTTTCTCTCCCTCGGCCTGGACTCGCTTACCGCCATCGACCTGGTCAAGATCCTCGAAGGCGAGCTCGGCCGGCCGCTGCCGACCATGCTGCTGTTCGAGCACGGCACGATCGCCGCACTCGTCGACCGGCTGGCGGATCCGGCACCGCTGCCGTCTGCGGTTACGCCGTCTGCCGACGGTGACGCGGAGTCGTTCGCGTTGTCCGGGGTGCAGCGGGCGTTCCACACCTTGCACCGGTTCTACCCGCAGGTGGCCGCGTACGGCTTCGTCCGGCACGCCGTCACCGGGCCGCTCGACGCCGACCTGCTCGGCCAGGCCCTCGACCAGCTGACGCGCCGGCACCCGATGCTGCGGATGCGGTGGACCGACGGCGACGGCGACGCGGCGCCCCGCCAGCTGATCGGCCCGCCGACGCCGCTGACCGACTGGTACGCCGTCCACGACGCCGGCCAAGCTGGCGGCGACGGTGACGTCGAGGCGCTGACCGAACGGCTGTGCAACGAGCCGATCGACCTGACCTGCCGGCCGCCGCTGCGGGCCGACCTGATCCGGACCGGTCCCACCGACGCCCAACTGCTGCTGGTGCTGCACCACGCCGCCGGCGACGGCGCCAGCCTGAGTGTGCTCAGCGAGGAGCTGTGGCAGGTGTACGGCGCGTTGGCCGCCGGCCGCGTACCGCAGTTGCCGGCGGTGCCGACGACGTTCCGCGACCAGCTGGCCGCCGCCGCCCCGGCACGCGAGGAGGACCTGGCCTTCTGGCGGGAGACCCTGGCGTCGTGGCCGGCCGGGCTGCGGCTGCCGTGGCGTGACCCGGCCGCACCGCCCGCGCCGCCGTACGCGGCCCATCAGGTCAGTGTGGACCCGCCGACGGTGGCCGCGCTGACCCGGGCGGCCGCCGCCGCGCAGGTGTCGCTGTTCCACCTGCTGCTCGCCGGGTACGCCCGGTGCCTGGCCCGCGCCAGCGGGCAGCGCATCGTCACCGTGTCGGTGGCGCGGGCCGGCCGCGACGCCCGGCTGCCCGGCGTCGACCGGGTCGTCGGGCCGTTCGCCGACACCCTGCCGGTGACGGTCGACGTCGACCCGGCCGAGCCGGCGGCCGACCTCGCGCACCGGATCCTGGCCGCTTGGCTGGTGGCGCAGCGGCACGGCACGGTCGACGCGGTCGACCTGGCGCGGGCGACGCCGCGACCCGACTACCCCACTGGCGGCGGCGGGCCGGTCACCGCCAGCCCGGCCAGTTTCAGCTTCGCCCGTTTCCCGGTCACGCCCGACGCGGACTGCCCGGTACGGGTGTCGCCGGTGGCCGCCGGCACCGCGTCGGCCGGCACCCGGCTGGGCCTGCTCTGCTGGCCCGACGGTGAGCGGCTGCGGTTCGCCTGGAACCATCCGGCGGCCTTGCTGGACCGGTCGACCGTCGCCGGGCTGGCCGCCGATTTCCTGGCCGAACTGGCTGACCTGGCCGAACTGGCTGACCTGGCCAAGCTGGCTGAATCGACGTCTGCGGAGTCCGTTGAGGGCACGGCACCCTCGGTGGTGGAGCGGATCGGGCAGGTGTGCCGCCGGCACGCCGACGCGGTCGCCGTCGCCGACGGCGCGGTACGGATGACGTACCGGCAGTTGGACGCCGCCGCCGACCGGGTCGCTGCCGCGCTGCGCCGCACCGGGGTCCGCGCCGGTGACCTGGTCGGGATGCTCACCGCGCGCGGCCCGGCCGCCGTCGCCGCCGTCGTCGGGGTGCTGCGCGCCGGGGCCGGCTGGGTGCCGCTGGACGTCGCCCACCCGGCGGCCCGCCTCAGTGACCAGCTGCGGCGAAGCGGCGCTCGGGTGCTGCTGCACGACGCGGCGTCCACCGTGCTGGTCGACGCACTGGCCGATGCGCAGGCCGGGCTGGTGACGGTCGACGTCGACGCGGCCGTCGCCGATGAGACCTCTGTGGACACGGTGGTGCGGGGGGCGGTGGCCCCTGACCCCGACGGTACGGCGTACGTCATCTTCACCTCCGGGTCGACCGGCCGGCCCAAGGGTGTGCCGGTCAGCCACCGGTCGATGGGGAACTACCTGCGGTGGGCGGTCGACACGTTCGGCTACCACAGCGACGACCGGCTGGCGCAGACGTCGTCGTGGTGCTTCGACGCCTCGGTCCGGCAACTGCTGGCACCGCTGCTGGTCGGGGCGACGGTCGTCGTCCTGGATCAGCGGCTGCTGCGCGACCCCGACGAGGTGCTGCGCCGGGTCGAACACGACCGGATCACGGTCTGGAGCTCGGTGCCGACCCTGTGGAGCCAACTGCTGGCGGCGGCCCGGCGGCGTACCGCCTCGGGTGGGCGACCGGACCTGTCGGCGCTGCGCTGGATCCACGTCGGCGGCGAGGCGCTGCCGCCCGGGCAGGTACGCGGCTGGTTCGACCTGTTCGGCCCCGGGCACCGGATCACCAACCTGTACGGGCCGACCGAGGCGACCATCAACGCCGCCTGGTTCCTGATCGACCGGCGGCCCGCCGACGGCCTGCGGCGGGTGCCGATCGGCCGGCCGGCGGCCGGCGCGACCCTCGCCGTCGTCGACGCCGACGGGCGACCCTGCCCGCCGGGCGAAGCCGGCGAGCTGCAGATCTCCGGGCCCGGGTTGACCAGCGGCTACCTGGACGATCCGGAGCAGACTCAGGCGGCGTTCACTCACCGCGACGGCCGACGCTGGTACCGCAGCGGCGACCGGGTCCGCGTCGGCCCCACCGGTGACCTCGAGTTCCTCGGTCGGCTCGACGACCAGGTGAAGCTGCACGGCCACCGGATCGAGCCGGCGGAGATCGAAGCGGCGCTGGGCGAGCACCCGGCGGTCAGCGGCGCGGCCGTGCTGCACCAGGCGACGCCGTACCCCCGGCTGGTCGCGTTCGTCGAGCTGGCCGACAGCGTGACCGCGTTCGAGGCGGAAACGGCCGCCGCGCTGCGCCGGCATCTCGCGGACCGGCTGCCGCCGCAGTGGGTGCCGGCCCGGATCCGACCGGTACGGGCGCTGCCGCTGACCGCCACTGGAAAGGTGGACCGGCAGCTGCTGGCCGGGCTGCTCGACGACGAGCCGGCACCAGTTGACGGCGGAGCGCGTACCGGCACCGAACGGCAGGTGGCGCAGGTGTGGCAGGCGGTGCTCGGGGTGCCGGCCGTGCACCGCGACGACGACTTCTTCGCCCTCGGCGGTGACTCGATCGTGGCGATCGAGGTCTTCGCCCGGCTCCGGGAGCGGTTCCCGGCCGCGCCCGGCCCGGCCGTCATCTACGACCACCGGACCCTGGCCGGACTGGCCGCCGCGATCGACACCGCCGCACCGGGATCCGAGGCGGCGACGGCACCGGGATCGGAGGCAGCACCGGAGGCGGTGCCGGCAGTGGTCGACGCGTACGACCCACGGCCGTTTCCGCTGTCCCCGGCGCAGCGGGGGTTCCTGCTCGCCGAGGCCGCCGCGCCGGGCAGCAGTTCGACCTGGCTGGCCCGGCTGCGGCTGGCCGGTCGGCTGGACCGGCGACGGTTCCAACGGGCCGTCGACACCGTCGTGGCCTGGCATCCGATGCTGCGGACGGTGTTTCCCGCCGAGGCACGGCCGCCGGTGCAGCAGGAGCTGCCGGCGACGCTGCGCCTGCCGGTGCGGTTCGAGCGCGTCGCCTCGGCCGTTCAGGTCACAGAGATCGTGGCCCGGGAACGGCAGCGGCCGGTGGAGCCGTGGGCCTGGCCGTTGCTGCGGCTGCTGGTGCTGACGCTCACCCCGGACGAGCATGTCCTGGTGGTGCACGCCCATCATCTGATCGGCGACGGCTACAGCGCCGCGCTGCTCGGTCAGGAACTGCTGGCGCTGTACGACGATCCGGCCACCGGCGAGGCGGCACCGCCGCCCCGGACCACGTTCCGCGACTACGTCGACTGGCTGCACCGTCAGGTGCCGGATCCGGTGGCGCTGCGCTGGTGGCGGGAACGGTTCGCCTCGCCGTACCGGCCGCCGACGTTGCGCGGGCACACCGTCGATGGGGCGGCGCCGGCCCGCACCGACGGGTTCACCCTGGACGGTACGGTCACCGCCGGGCTGCGCCGGCTGGCCGCAGCGGCGGGCACCACCGGGTACGCGCCGGTGCTCACCGCGTACCACCGGGGGTTGGTCCGGCTGACCGGCCAGGGTGACCTGGTGGTCGGGCTGACCGTGACCGGCCGCGACCATCCGCTGCCGGACCTGCACCGGCTGTTCGGCCCGTGCGCGGTGCTGCTGCCACTGCGGCTCACCGACACTGCCCTGTCGGGTGACGGCGGGTTCGGTGCCGATCTGGCGCGGGTGGCCGCCGAGGTCGCCGCCGGCCGCCGGCACGGGCCCGACAGTGCGCGGGCCGGCATCGACGGCGGCCCGTCCGTGCTGCTCGGGGCGCAGTTCATTTTCAGCTCGTTGGACTTCACCGGGCTCGGGCCGGCAGCCGGTGCCGGGTTGACCGTCGAGTCGGACGACACCGACAGCGAGCTGGAGCCGCCGCCGGTCGGCACCGACGTCCTGCTGACCGTCCGACCGGGCGGCGACGGGCTGCGGGTCGCCGTACGGGCCACGGCTGCGGCGATGGACGCCGACCGCTTCGCCGGCTTCGTCGCCGCGATCGAAGCCGACCTGGTCGGTGCGGCGACGACGGACACCGACCGGGTCACCGCCGCAGCCGGGACCGACCTGGTCAGCGCCGCTGTCGGCACCGCGCTGGACG
- a CDS encoding DUF6036 family nucleotidyltransferase: MSLLDRSQIIHLFNELSAELRNQGIRAEVFLVGGAAMALAYDARRATRDIDAIFAPKTGVHLAAAAVAARNDLPDDWLNDAVKGFLPGSDPQARQVFENDSLRVDVASPEYLLAMKLLAAREQDIDDIAILYRLCGFTTAAQGLDLVESVYPGRPIAPKVQFMLEELFPDPAEQ, from the coding sequence ATGAGCCTTCTCGATCGCAGCCAGATTATTCATCTGTTCAACGAGCTCTCCGCAGAGCTGCGCAACCAGGGCATTCGCGCTGAAGTCTTCCTGGTCGGTGGTGCGGCGATGGCTCTCGCCTACGACGCTCGCCGGGCGACCCGGGACATCGATGCCATCTTCGCCCCGAAAACCGGAGTGCACCTGGCGGCCGCTGCCGTGGCAGCCAGAAACGATCTTCCCGACGACTGGCTCAACGATGCCGTCAAAGGGTTCCTCCCTGGATCGGATCCACAAGCACGCCAGGTGTTCGAGAACGACTCTCTTCGCGTCGACGTCGCCTCACCTGAGTATCTCCTCGCCATGAAACTCCTGGCGGCAAGAGAACAGGACATTGATGACATAGCCATCTTGTATCGGCTTTGCGGATTCACCACAGCGGCGCAAGGACTTGACCTGGTCGAGTCCGTGTATCCAGGACGACCGATCGCCCCCAAGGTTCAATTCATGCTTGAGGAGCTGTTCCCGGATCCAGCCGAGCAGTAG